In a genomic window of Xylophilus rhododendri:
- a CDS encoding Bug family tripartite tricarboxylate transporter substrate binding protein encodes MPFESLASRRALLALAAAPLLAGSALAQNSAPWPNKMIKLIVPFPPGGPTDTASRIVGQKLGERLKQPVLVDNRPGASGSIAALQVAKAEPDGYTLMMLATPTLLAPHLYKKSGYDTVKDFTPVAGVYDLPIVIVVNPRLLPEVTDLKKLIAHAKAEKVPMAYTSSGVGSFGHLSMELLKQMGGFEMNHVPYKGGVPAITDTIGGQVPVMYSDLVAALPHIQAGKLRAVAIGSPQRVAMLPDVPTIAEQGFKGYDAVSWGGLLAPAGTPKAVAERIAAEVRQILAEKDTQERLLNAGAIARFEHPAGMAQHVQQDYAKWGQLIRDKNIVSD; translated from the coding sequence ATGCCTTTCGAATCCCTCGCCAGCCGCCGCGCCCTGCTCGCCCTGGCGGCCGCGCCGCTGCTGGCCGGCAGCGCCCTCGCCCAGAACAGCGCGCCCTGGCCCAACAAGATGATCAAGCTGATCGTCCCCTTCCCGCCCGGCGGCCCCACCGATACCGCCTCCCGCATCGTCGGCCAGAAGCTAGGCGAGCGGCTGAAGCAGCCGGTGCTGGTGGACAACCGCCCCGGCGCCTCCGGCTCCATCGCCGCGCTGCAGGTAGCCAAGGCCGAGCCCGACGGCTACACGCTGATGATGCTGGCCACGCCCACGCTGCTGGCGCCGCACCTCTACAAGAAGAGCGGCTACGACACGGTGAAGGACTTCACGCCGGTGGCCGGCGTGTACGACCTGCCCATCGTCATCGTGGTCAACCCGCGCCTGCTGCCCGAGGTGACGGACCTGAAGAAACTCATCGCCCATGCCAAGGCCGAGAAGGTGCCCATGGCCTATACCAGCTCCGGCGTGGGCAGCTTCGGCCACCTCAGCATGGAGCTGCTCAAGCAGATGGGCGGCTTCGAGATGAACCATGTGCCCTACAAGGGCGGCGTGCCGGCCATCACCGACACCATCGGCGGCCAGGTGCCGGTCATGTACTCCGACCTGGTCGCCGCGCTGCCGCATATCCAGGCCGGCAAGCTGCGTGCCGTGGCCATCGGCTCGCCGCAGCGCGTGGCCATGCTGCCGGACGTGCCGACCATCGCCGAGCAGGGCTTCAAGGGCTACGACGCCGTGTCATGGGGCGGCCTGTTGGCGCCGGCCGGCACACCCAAGGCGGTGGCCGAACGCATCGCCGCCGAGGTCAGGCAGATCCTGGCCGAGAAGGACACGCAGGAGCGGCTGCTCAACGCCGGCGCCATCGCCCGCTTCGAGCATCCGGCCGGCATGGCCCAGCATGTGCAGCAGGATTACGCCAAGTGGGGGCAGCTGATCCGCGACAAGAACATCGTGTCGGACTGA
- a CDS encoding oxepin-CoA hydrolase, alternative type, translating into MSDALPVLLQRREGAVLVLSNNNPQARNALSPAFYAALTQALRDAQEDGSVGAVVLTGEGGHFCSGGDLRKLATRRDLPVAERRELLEGLHDLIRAVRDCGKPVVAAVEGAAAGAGLSLALACDMLVAARDSVFSVAYVKVGLTPDGGATAFLAEFVSRQVLTELCLTGERISGERLHALGAVNRLVESGEALGVAVALAGSVAEGPLMAMARIKALCRSASQASLEEQLEHEARLMVLSQATEESAEGIAAFMGKRRADFVSLRRVG; encoded by the coding sequence ATGAGCGATGCCCTGCCCGTGCTTCTGCAGCGGCGCGAGGGTGCTGTGCTGGTGCTGAGCAATAACAATCCGCAGGCGCGTAATGCCCTGTCGCCGGCCTTCTACGCGGCGTTGACGCAGGCCTTGCGGGATGCGCAGGAGGATGGCTCCGTTGGGGCTGTCGTGCTGACCGGGGAAGGTGGGCATTTCTGCTCGGGCGGGGATTTGCGCAAGCTGGCTACGCGGCGGGATTTGCCTGTGGCCGAGCGGCGGGAGTTGCTCGAAGGGCTGCATGACCTGATTCGGGCGGTGCGGGATTGCGGCAAGCCTGTGGTGGCGGCTGTGGAGGGGGCTGCGGCCGGGGCCGGGCTTTCCCTGGCGCTGGCTTGCGACATGCTCGTGGCGGCGCGCGATTCCGTCTTTTCCGTTGCCTACGTCAAGGTGGGGTTGACGCCGGATGGGGGGGCTACTGCCTTTCTTGCCGAGTTTGTTTCGCGGCAGGTGTTGACTGAGCTTTGTCTGACCGGGGAGCGGATTTCTGGTGAGCGGCTGCATGCGCTGGGGGCCGTCAATCGGCTGGTCGAGTCTGGCGAGGCGCTGGGTGTGGCCGTTGCGCTGGCTGGCAGTGTGGCCGAGGGGCCTTTGATGGCCATGGCTCGGATCAAGGCGCTTTGCCGGAGTGCTTCTCAGGCCTCTCTTGAAGAGCAGTTGGAGCATGAGGCTCGGCTCATGGTGCTTTCCCAGGCTACTGAGGAGTCGGCTGAAGGGATTGCTGCTTTTATGGGGAAGCGGCGGGCTGACTTTGTTTCGCTCCGGCGGGTGGGGTGA
- a CDS encoding CaiB/BaiF CoA transferase family protein, whose translation MTAKQDFPLEGIKVLDLSRVFAGPLCGQVLADFGAEVIKVEHPGRGDDTRDWGIRIGKTETTYYNSMNRNKRSITLDLQTQEGLQIVKNLLPQFDVVIHNFKTGGAEKLGLGYEQLKAVKQDIIYCAVSGYDTTGPEAKRPGYDLVIQGETGLMALNGENSQPPLKFGVAVVDLMTGMYAAQAVLAALFQRERTGKGKLIEMALYDCGLMVTGYYGLDAMQLGKDPQRYGNAHPSIVPYGMYEAADGPLIIAVGNNAQFDKFCRQVIERPDIVEDPRFSTNVNRAKNRLEISPLIAGLIRAFPRELLLERLTAAGIPCGRVAGLHEALTSERTRRGGLLQDMPHPVVGTTPVFAPPYRLDGQRLPIRNAPPTLGEGTREVLQRLLAMDDAELQALQERGVLTLPEPPPPQA comes from the coding sequence ATGACAGCCAAACAAGACTTCCCCTTAGAGGGCATCAAGGTCCTAGACCTCTCCAGAGTCTTCGCAGGCCCCCTCTGCGGCCAGGTCCTGGCCGACTTCGGCGCAGAAGTCATCAAGGTGGAACACCCCGGCAGAGGCGACGACACCAGAGACTGGGGCATCCGCATAGGAAAAACAGAGACCACCTACTACAACAGCATGAACCGCAACAAGCGGTCCATCACCCTCGACCTGCAAACCCAGGAAGGCCTGCAGATCGTCAAGAACCTGCTCCCGCAGTTCGACGTAGTCATCCACAACTTCAAGACAGGCGGCGCAGAAAAGCTGGGCCTCGGCTACGAACAGCTGAAAGCCGTCAAGCAGGACATCATCTACTGCGCAGTCTCCGGCTACGACACCACAGGCCCCGAAGCCAAACGCCCCGGCTACGACCTCGTCATCCAGGGCGAAACAGGCCTCATGGCCCTCAACGGAGAGAACAGCCAGCCCCCGCTGAAATTCGGCGTCGCGGTGGTCGACCTGATGACCGGCATGTACGCCGCCCAGGCAGTCCTGGCAGCCCTGTTCCAGCGAGAACGCACCGGCAAGGGCAAGCTGATCGAGATGGCCCTCTACGACTGCGGCCTCATGGTCACCGGCTACTACGGCCTCGACGCCATGCAGCTCGGCAAGGACCCGCAACGCTACGGCAACGCCCACCCTTCCATCGTCCCCTACGGCATGTACGAGGCCGCCGACGGCCCGCTGATCATCGCCGTCGGCAACAACGCCCAGTTCGACAAGTTCTGCCGCCAGGTGATCGAGCGCCCCGACATCGTCGAGGACCCGCGCTTCTCCACCAACGTCAACCGCGCCAAGAACCGCCTGGAGATCTCCCCGCTGATCGCCGGCCTGATCCGTGCCTTCCCGCGCGAGCTGCTGCTGGAGCGCCTGACCGCCGCCGGCATCCCCTGCGGCCGGGTCGCCGGCCTGCACGAAGCCCTGACCAGCGAACGCACCCGCCGCGGCGGCCTGCTGCAGGACATGCCGCATCCGGTCGTCGGCACCACGCCCGTGTTCGCCCCGCCCTACCGCCTGGACGGCCAGCGCCTGCCGATCCGCAACGCCCCGCCCACGCTGGGCGAAGGCACCCGCGAGGTGCTGCAGCGCCTGCTGGCGATGGACGACGCCGAACTGCAGGCCCTGCAGGAACGCGGCGTGCTGACGCTGCCGGAGCCGCCGCCGCCCCAGGCCTGA
- a CDS encoding NAD(P)H-dependent flavin oxidoreductase, with protein MKTRITELFGIEHPIIQGGMHHVGLAELASAVSNAGGLGIITGLTQRTPELLAREIARCREMTDKPFGVNLSFLPSVNPPDYAGYIRAIIEGGVKIVETAGNNPQKWLPGLKEHGIQVIHKCTSVRHALKAESIGCDAISVDGFECGGHPGEDDIPNFILLPRAAEALKIPFVASGGMADGRSLVAALALGAEGVNMGTRFIATQEAPVHENVKQAIVAASELDTRLVMRPLRNTERVLVNAATERLLDKERELGAAISFADILPEVAGVYPRIMQGGEMDAGIWSCGMVAGLIHDVPTVRQLMDRIMAEAHALIHERLAGLIRQA; from the coding sequence ATGAAGACCCGCATCACCGAACTCTTCGGCATCGAGCATCCCATCATCCAAGGCGGCATGCACCATGTCGGCCTGGCGGAGCTGGCCTCGGCCGTCTCCAATGCCGGCGGCCTGGGCATCATCACCGGGCTGACCCAGCGCACACCCGAGCTGCTGGCCCGCGAGATCGCCCGCTGCCGCGAGATGACCGACAAGCCCTTCGGCGTGAACCTGAGTTTCCTGCCCTCGGTGAACCCGCCGGACTATGCGGGCTATATCCGCGCCATCATCGAAGGCGGGGTGAAGATCGTCGAGACGGCCGGGAACAATCCGCAGAAGTGGCTGCCGGGGCTCAAGGAGCACGGCATCCAGGTCATCCACAAGTGCACCTCGGTGCGCCATGCGCTGAAGGCCGAGTCCATCGGCTGCGATGCGATCAGCGTGGACGGCTTCGAATGCGGCGGCCATCCGGGCGAGGACGACATCCCCAACTTCATCCTGCTGCCGCGCGCGGCCGAGGCCTTGAAGATTCCCTTCGTGGCCTCGGGCGGCATGGCCGACGGACGCTCGCTGGTGGCCGCGCTGGCACTGGGCGCCGAGGGCGTGAACATGGGCACCCGCTTCATCGCCACGCAGGAAGCGCCGGTGCATGAGAACGTCAAGCAGGCCATCGTCGCGGCCAGCGAGCTGGATACCCGGCTGGTGATGCGCCCGCTGCGCAATACCGAGCGGGTGCTGGTGAACGCCGCCACCGAGCGGCTGCTGGACAAGGAACGCGAGCTGGGCGCCGCCATCAGCTTCGCCGACATCCTGCCCGAGGTGGCCGGTGTCTATCCGCGCATCATGCAGGGCGGCGAGATGGACGCCGGCATCTGGTCCTGCGGCATGGTGGCCGGGCTGATCCACGACGTGCCCACCGTGCGCCAGCTGATGGACCGGATCATGGCCGAAGCCCATGCCCTCATCCATGAACGCCTGGCCGGACTGATCCGGCAGGCCTGA